The sequence ggacgtgccctaccccaattataaatctgccatcacattttacttttacctctccctccaatgcaacatggtgttgccaaggtgaaaagttactcaatttttttgcttaactttcctaaatgaatctgGCCCAGAGTGTATATCCAAagctaaaataatatatttaattaatttatggaACATCACATAAAAAAGGTCAGGAAAAAACCTAAAAACATTCCCAAGATTGTTTTACActctaatttattaaaacatataaaaccataaaattaaatatttcatttcCAGAATGGGCTGTTGTCAAGGTGCTTACATGTGAATAATATCAACATACTAAAATATTAGATAGAAAAATATGACCTCAGTACACAAGACCATATCAAAGTTCCACATCTGTCATGATGCTTAAAATATAAGACTGGCTAAGTATTAGCGTGTCAACAACATTGTGAATAAGTGACTTGCAAAAACCATAAGTTGTATCAGGCACAGTTAGAATAAGAACTTGTTCTGCATAGTAGATCTCCATATTTTTAGGTGTGCATCTGCGACCTGGACACAGTAAATGAAGTTGTCAAAATTACCAACCCATAAGCTAGATGGAATTTGCAGGCATCCACAGAAACATAAATTGGCTCCAAGGCACCTCCGCTATTGCACTCCTCCATGAAGGCTGCTACTGCCATTGATTAAGAGGTCAAGTGCTAATAGAATCAAGCAGCCACTTGTACTGGAAAAAGTAGCAATCCTGATGCGCTTTAAGGGATCTAAACATCTTCCAACCAATCAAAGACTGTAGATTAATTACCCACTTACTGTAGATTACTAAATCCCTCAAGTACATGTTAAccttcatagttgtgcccccagtacatgttatccctcatagtagtgcccccagtacatgtcatccctcatagttgtgcccccagtacatgtTAACCCTCATAGTTGTGCTCCCAGTACATGTCATCCATCGTAattgtgcccccagtacatgttaaccctcatagttgtgcccccagtacatgttaaccctcatagttgtgcccccagtacatgtcatccctcatagttgtgcccccagtacatgtcatccctcatagttgtgcccccagtataTGTCattcctcatagttgtgcccccagtacatgtCATCCATTGTAATTGTGCCCCAGTACATATTgaccctcatagttgtgccccaagtACATgtcatccctcatagttgtgcccctagtATATgtcatccctcatagttgtgcccccagtacatgtcatccctcatagttgtgcccccagtatatgtcatccctcatagttgtgcccccagtacatgtCATCCATCGTAattgtgcccccagtacatgtCATCCCTCATAGTTGTTGGGCATGAAATtatcaaagtcgaataattggatgaaagaaagtatatcgattaatattgttttactgtgcgattgcgatcagtactccACATGTCagggcgcaatcgcacgataaataacgcacgcatacacttatatatagttcatatttaataAGGTTCCactccacattcatttattagtaaaatgtattagattttttatttaagcatatataatactgtagtaaaggtatttatggttcaggtgttttaaaaggtaaagagtttggtctcatattaaagcttatttcaccagcattagcCCGGTGTGGACAGAGCAGCGAtcacaagatacaagcaatatgggattaatactcaaaaatacttttgtgtgggtcagtttgtaCTGGTCATTCAGTGTCAAAACATAAGAACAATGGTTaggggaagttgcccctcaccctttgtaaggatcgaATGAAcggacctataacttgcaaggaactggaatatcataaaccctggaccaataaagacctcactaagtgttatctgtagactatatacaagcatgctgttTTTTGTTCTAGCTCTTTTTGATCCTGCCAACATGAGAGcctggctgcattcattgaacctgggtggacactataaggaagatgtaatgtattcggtgctTTTagactttcctgctttattttaacatctttaatgtgtaacaatggcttgctgttaaatcctgctatattttgcaattaaatacattgtgcgttggaaccacaacaatcgcattggacaatgttttattggtaagcgataaaatgactttaataaaatACTTGTCTACATGTTAGGTCTGTAATAGTATGAAAATATAAACAGGGATCAGGCAAAGAAATATGTGCTacacaaaactaaacaaaaagcaTTGTTGAAGTTATGGAACTTTAAATCATGTGCTTGTGTGGTAGAACACACCACAATGACAAATAGAACATTGACATGTAAGTGTAGAGTTTCATATAGTAAGTAATAAGCAATACTTCTATAATTATTACTATGGAAAAGgtccctgtctgtgtgtatgtgccatTAAAATGCACCAGATATGCCTAGAAGCAGACCACATGTGTCTTGTAGATGACAGTGCCCACAGGTAACAGTGAAAATGGCGTATTTGCAGCTCCCAAAAACACTAAAAAAAGTTTAAGTATCAATTATATCCATTCTCTTATTATATTTTCAGAGTTACAGTGAGACGTAACTGCCTCCATCATGTGGCTCCCTCTACTGGTGGTGTTGGCTCTGATTTTCTTGTATAGATGGTACAGACAGAGTCAGATACTGGAGAATCTGTCAGATAAATATGTCTTCATTACTGGATGTGACTCAGGATTTGGGAACCTGCTGGCGAGGCAGCTGGACAGACGTGGAATGAGGGTTCTAGCTGCTTGTCTGACTGAGACAGGGGCTGAGAACCTGAAGAAGGAGACCTCCAGCAGACTGCAGACTATAATACTGGATGTTTCTGACAGCAAGAGCGTAAGCTCTGCTGCAGAGTGGGTGTCTCATATTGTTGGAGAGAAAGGTAGGTTACAGttttgttatatttatgtataataaaagcaaataatatGAACTGCTTTAGAAACATATCAACATTCAAAAAACAAATTTGTTTGCTGTTTATGAGTCTATGGGACCAATTCAGTTTGGCCGCTTAATTCTAGGAATAATGTGGCTGGCGCACTATtgccgttactacagtaatagtgtgcagtattaccgttaatatggtaattttaacgcacatttttgctcgcagccctcGGGGGCTCAAGCAAAAATCCGGGATAAAATTACCATATTGACGGTAATACTATTAgcgccgcgttattcctagaatagcgtggccgaattgaatcgcgCCCCTATGATTCAAAGTTTTAAGAGCAACCTGAAATTCAAGGTCTGCCATTTGTATCTAGAGGTACACAATGGAGAAAGCTACATAGACCACTGATTAGGCTCCTGAATCACTGCAATTATTTTATTTCCCACCACTGAAGCTCATAAGTAAACTAAATAAGTAGAACTCCAACCAAGTTTTTATCCCCACAGGAATTCTTCTCATTCCCCAAATATCAGATTCTATGGTTACCCTTGTTGTTTAAATGGGTCCCCTCCATAGAGTACCAACTTAAAGAAGTGAGACAGACTTTCTGGATTTGCTGTACCTGACAGCCAGTGCAGAGCATGGAGAAGATTTAACAGGCTGAGCAAAGCTAGTTTCAAGTGATGCTCTGGTCTGCTGTTAAAATGGAAATTAATATCAATTGTTTCATTAACAGCCATGGCTGAGTGTTCAAAATAAGCACATGACTAGATTACCTCTGTTATTGGGTAGTTGGGTAGTCTTCCACAGTAAAAATAATGGCGGATGGGGTTTTCGCAGGAGCATGCGGGATATATAATTACTTAGATTGTGTTCCTAGGATAGCGTCCACACTAAATGCAAACCAGTTAATAATGTGTGTGTCTATGAAAATTGAATCATAATgccatataatcactatataatatacattatcatatatagtacaatataatCTATTctaatggtattgtgtgtgtgtgtgtgtgtgtgtgtgtgtgtgtgtgtgtatatatatatatatataatgtatataatgatcTGACTCTTACATCATTAAAGTATtccataatacatttttgtaggaCTCTGGGGTTTGGTGAACAATGCTGGCATTGGTGGTAAATTTGTTCCCAATGGATGGCtgaaaaaagaagattttttaagTATTTTACAAGTGAATTTACTAGGGCTGATTGATGTGACACTGACACTGCTGCCCTTTATCAGAAGAGCTCAAGGAAGAATTGTTAATGTTGCCAGTATGCTTGGCAGAATTGCTTTCACTGATGGTGGTTACAGTATCTCCAAATACGGCGTAGAAGCTTTCTCAGACACACTAAGGTAACAGTTTGTTCTACATATTGTTACAAACCAGCACTTATCTGAGCCTGCATAATGTGTTTGTGAAAATGGGTTAATCATAACACAATCACCTGTTTTGTCTACAAATTATTACATTTCCCTCTTTTTATATCAGATGCACACTATTAATTCAAAACTGGTACCATCAATGTTTGACCCAAGAGCTGACTCTCTTATGGGAAGCCTTCGGTCACACCCTGCCCTATCTCAATACTTCAAAACTTTAATCAACCGGAGTTATCATTAAATCAAATAATATCCTGTGATACAATTATATAGCGGTTATAATAGCCAAGCTGTCTCACCGTGATTCTGGTAAGAACAAAAAGACACACCCTTATTAATGGTTATTATTAAGAACCCAATCTCTGTTGCGGGAGCATGCAGAATTATAGATCATATCGAATGAGATTGTTTTACAGGTACATTCTCTATATTTATTCTTTGTAGTCTACTTCtaacatatttatgtttttaggAGGGAACTTAGTGATTTTGGTGTTAAAGTTTCCATAATTGAGCCAGGTGGTTTCAAAACTGCCTTTTCCAACTTGCCTTTGTTAAAGAAGAACTTGAAGGAAACATGGGAGTCTCTGCCAACTGAAACCAAGGAGACCTATGGAGAACATTACTTATCCAAATGTAAGGTTTTATTCAAATGTATTCTGAGATAGTATTGAAGAAAAACTGAAGTTAAACTGTTTCTCTTGCAGATGAAAACACTTCcaaatggttttttttatttgaattcttCAAGCATACATTTGCTTATGATTTTATCAAATATATCATGAGTTAATGTAACTTTCTCTTACAAACTGGGTGATATTAGTTGCTCTGTACAGCCAATGATATTTGCATAATTAAAGATGGATATAAACAACATTCTTAACCACTTGCGGCAGCACCAGTGCATTCCACCACTGCTGGAACTGGACTGTCACTGAATGCATTTGATTGTAGCAATGTGCAGGGATCAATCTTATAATCCGCTTAACGGGTGACATCTTACCTTTACAGTGTTATTGACAGAGTTAAcataccactatgaaataaatacactgagactttgttttggctaaatgaaaggtcagtaatttattgaaatgttcaatatattaagaagaggtggccaatataagcagaccaatcagcccctaaGCCACACCCATGCGCTATCTAACTCCGCCCCGCTAAATTGAGTACGGCTGGGGCCCCCCCGCCCAAGCGGAGCCCCCTAAACCCGAAGGGGTATACTCCCTAAGGGCTCCCCCCTATGGGGGGAGGGCCTACTGCGTCATGAGTGTGACCAAATTGTctgctgactgggctgcttaccgccacagctggGTCCCACTAGGAACCcaagcccgccaccaactgacctctcatagccaaaacaCTAAAGATCTGCTCTATGAAATACTCTAACCCTGCATCCGCCAAATGCACcccatcaggcctatatagaattGTGAAACGTGCTCTGATGCCCAGGTAGCTGATAAACTCGCCCCCTATTTCTGAGAATATTCTCCTCGCAGCCCTGTTAACCTTCCCGCGAGCCTTTTCAATACGGGTTGGCCTAACCGCCCCCCTCCAGCTTATTCTAGGGATGATATCCGACCAGATGAGGTGTACTGTTGGCCAATGTTGTTTAATAGCTCTAATATCCGCTTTGATCCTTACTATAAGCTCAACACCTTTCCACTTACCCAAGTCGTTGCCCCCGAGGTGGATTATAATTACCGAAGGGCGTCTGAACCTGACCTCGCTATCCCTTAGAACCTTCAAAAGCGACTCCCAACACAGCCCCCTACGATCTATCCACCTCACTGAACTTGCCTGGGTGTATCTGGCCGAGTTATGAGCGGGCCCACTTTGACCGGCCCAAAAGATGAATGAATGACCCACCAACCAAATATTTTTGCCATCCTGACGGGAACCTGTAAAATGGATTGATATGTGTGTCAACCAGAGCCGTAAAACACGTTTAATAACTATCGAGAAGGAAAACACCACCGTTTGTGCAATATAGGGTGACCCATGCAGAGGTAAAAccagaaaccccggggtgccaacagccaatcaggcccccgaagaaaagaaaatggcgaAACCCTCCGCGCCTCCTCTCAACAAGGTAAGCAACCTTTGTCATGCGTCAGCCTCACGGAATTGATACCCACACCCTACAATGCCACAGGTGGCAGAACATATTTCCCAAAACACTTTGAATTCCACCTCCCCAACTTCTTAATGTCCTGCTCTGTAGCACCCTCTTCAGCCGCTACGGTAGCTGCTCCTATTCTGAATAAATATGTCCCATAATATGCGATATTCAAGCCAAGCTTCGCAGCGCACTTCTTGAAAACAGCTGAAAACTGGTACTTTGTAAGGGGGGAACCATCATGGTGCCTAAGCCAATTCCACCCGGGGAGGGGGCCATGCCCTCATACAACCTAGCCAGCTCAACTGGACAAACTGTACTGTCTCCGCTCCGATGCAAGGTAATCCACCGCCCTCTACTCAGCGGATCTGTCTTTCACCTATGTATTTTACACGCCAAGTCATCGCTCTTTACCACCACATTCCTGCGAAGTAACCCTGACCCGGATGCCCACCTGGAAGATGCCACCAACTCCCTTATTCTGAAAGCACCGAAAAAGGCCATTGAGAAGGATAACTTAAACAAAGCAGCCTCAGAGACATTGCTAGCTACCAGCGGTATAACCTTGATCAGCCCCGCCAATAATACTTTATCAATGGGCCTACGTCCATCTTCCGCCGCTGGGGACATCCTAGCCCAACCCTTTACTGCCCTGCGAACCAGCCTCTGCTTAGTAATGTCTGGCCTACTGTGCAACTGCAAAACGATTGAAATACCTGCCAATACTGACACCATGTGAGGCTAAGACTTACCCTCCTGAAAACAATGTCACACAAAAGACAATATGCGCTGCTGATCAGTCTTACCTGCGGCCTCCCTTGATGCAGAATACCCTTCCCAAGATGACCAAGCCTCCTGATATTTCTTCAAGGTATCTGGCGCTATCGACTGCCTTGCCAATTCCGCTATCccggccttataatctgccagacaaaatcagggcatGAAACACCAGACTCCCTAGGCCCAGGGGCTAGCAAACGAAACCTAAACCAATCAAACCTAGACAAAGCATCTGCAATCCCATTATCAGACCCAGGTACATGCCTCGCCCTAAAGGTAATGTTACACGATAAGCACTTGAATACTAGATGCCTCAATAGCCTCAGCGCCGGAGGGGATGTAGCCTTCTGATTGTTGATAGCAAGCACTTCTCCgaaattatcgcaccaaaaaactaTACTCTTGTCTCTCAGGCAATTTCCCCACAATTTCATCGCTACAATAATTGGGAACAATTCCAGTAATAAGAGATTTCTTGTGAGCCCTTCCTGATGCCACGATGGAGGCCACGCGGCCGCACACCACTCCCCGTTCAGGTACGCCCCAAAACCAGACAAACCAGCTGCATCTGTAAACAATTGAAGCTCCGCATTATTGGCAGCTGGCGGCAACCACAAACAAACCCCATTGAAGTTCTCCAAAAACAAACGCCACATGACCAGATCATCCCTAATCTCCCCGGAAATCCTTACCATATGACCAGCCTTCATCACCCCGACTGTAGCCCTCTCCAATTTCCTGCAAAAAACCCTGCCCATGGGGATAACCCGACAAGCAAAATTAAGTAAACCAAGCAGGGATTGAACCTTCTTTAACTGAGCCTTGGCCCTGTCCTGCAACGAGTCAATCACACCCTTCAGCTTAGCTACCTTCTCCACAGGGAGCCTACAACACCCTGCTCTGGTGTCAATTTCAATACCCAGGAATGACAATCTATCCGTCGGACCTTCTGACTTGTCCGCAGCCACCGGAACTCCCATAATATTAAACAATGACTGAGCATAAAACAACAAACCCTGACACAGCGTGGACCCACTTGGCccaatgaacaagaaatcatccaggtaatgggCCACACTTTTGATGCCCTGTCCCCGCAACCAGACACCAATGTAGAAAATTGCTGAAACACTCGAAAAATGCGCAAGACGCTGAACAGCCCATAGGCAAACATTTATC is a genomic window of Mixophyes fleayi isolate aMixFle1 chromosome 2, aMixFle1.hap1, whole genome shotgun sequence containing:
- the LOC142141217 gene encoding retinol dehydrogenase 7-like: MWLPLLVVLALIFLYRWYRQSQILENLSDKYVFITGCDSGFGNLLARQLDRRGMRVLAACLTETGAENLKKETSSRLQTIILDVSDSKSVSSAAEWVSHIVGEKGLWGLVNNAGIGGKFVPNGWLKKEDFLSILQVNLLGLIDVTLTLLPFIRRAQGRIVNVASMLGRIAFTDGGYSISKYGVEAFSDTLRRELSDFGVKVSIIEPGGFKTAFSNLPLLKKNLKETWESLPTETKETYGEHYLSKLLQYMEDMVPLASSKIYKVTNCMEHALTACQPWTRYSAGWDAKLFIIPLSYLPTFISDYVPSWNAPKPALKAQ